In Nitrospira sp., one genomic interval encodes:
- a CDS encoding O-antigen ligase family protein, whose product MIIRLLILTWLGLVAAEGIRTGVFIVPKISSEYPVLSFVGLAIVSTLLAPYSHPARNWLLTIALYVALFYLLVSFVDRWEHVFTLTCVIVLMGTGEAVFAIVQSVRWGAARPSGTFFNPNFLAGYLSVTWSLLLSYGVYGYRQAAIRVGMWRHPFLWWGVFGLMFSSVLYAVILTQSRGGLLVLFAATLFVLICRYGWARAGACGALLVLVGILLPSPARERALAEHLHNPAAYARWQMWQGAFKQMVDHPLGIGLGLYQYTYPGYAFPIEGEIARYGKVAQTPHNDYLQIGVEMGGAAILVVFGGIYTVTRDLWRVVGRRLRRGQRSLMVGLGGAATALLLHAAFDSSLREPALAILLVLCCALITAAGRMSRKGTAAAYVIGTHPRAIWAIGIACAVVVVSVELVRFGMAWSTFESASRHAVNGKLHEAAEGLKRAIAWDPDKSLYHHGLGSVYTKQFEVTAHEQDFLQAKREFERAIELNPLDSRVFALLAQLYLTAAQSSHMSSDEQRRALLAGSARLYEETIRLAPFSAVYRYEQARVYWLMGNWKKAERRAQEAQELEPNFLPARAFLARMWAKEGRMEEAGQQLREIHGRQVRYQSVRKDSLDQAFLSVDVNLLRPAVNPAGALR is encoded by the coding sequence ATGATCATTCGGTTGTTGATCCTCACCTGGCTGGGACTTGTTGCTGCCGAGGGGATTCGAACCGGTGTGTTTATAGTTCCGAAAATCTCAAGTGAATATCCGGTGCTTTCGTTTGTGGGGCTCGCGATCGTGTCTACGTTGCTGGCTCCGTATTCTCATCCTGCGCGGAACTGGCTACTGACGATCGCTCTGTACGTCGCGTTGTTCTATTTGCTTGTCTCTTTTGTTGACCGATGGGAGCATGTTTTCACGCTGACTTGTGTGATCGTGCTGATGGGGACAGGAGAGGCTGTGTTCGCCATAGTTCAGAGCGTACGGTGGGGAGCCGCGAGGCCGTCGGGGACGTTTTTTAATCCCAATTTCTTGGCCGGTTATCTTTCGGTCACCTGGTCGCTCCTGCTCAGTTACGGCGTGTACGGGTATAGGCAAGCAGCTATCAGGGTTGGAATGTGGCGTCACCCTTTTCTCTGGTGGGGTGTGTTCGGGCTTATGTTCAGCTCCGTGCTGTATGCCGTCATCCTGACTCAATCCCGTGGAGGGTTACTCGTCCTATTTGCTGCCACCCTATTCGTGCTGATCTGCCGGTATGGATGGGCTCGGGCAGGAGCCTGTGGGGCGCTGCTTGTCTTGGTTGGGATTCTCCTGCCTTCGCCCGCACGTGAGCGAGCCCTTGCCGAGCATCTCCACAATCCTGCCGCCTATGCGCGTTGGCAGATGTGGCAGGGTGCATTCAAACAGATGGTAGATCATCCCCTGGGGATCGGTCTTGGACTGTATCAGTATACCTACCCAGGATACGCCTTTCCGATCGAGGGAGAGATCGCGCGATATGGCAAAGTTGCCCAGACGCCACATAACGATTACTTGCAAATCGGTGTTGAGATGGGGGGGGCGGCGATTCTCGTTGTGTTCGGTGGTATCTACACCGTGACACGGGACCTGTGGCGTGTGGTGGGAAGGCGACTCCGACGTGGACAGCGGAGCCTCATGGTGGGGCTGGGAGGGGCTGCTACTGCACTGCTGCTGCACGCGGCGTTTGATTCAAGTCTACGAGAGCCAGCTCTCGCGATCTTGTTGGTGCTTTGCTGTGCGCTGATTACAGCTGCTGGGCGTATGTCTAGGAAAGGGACGGCTGCCGCATATGTCATTGGCACACACCCACGTGCCATCTGGGCCATCGGAATTGCATGTGCTGTCGTGGTCGTGAGTGTGGAGCTGGTCCGGTTTGGGATGGCCTGGTCTACGTTTGAGTCTGCATCGCGTCATGCAGTGAACGGTAAGCTGCACGAGGCGGCCGAAGGACTCAAGCGAGCAATCGCATGGGATCCTGATAAATCCCTTTATCATCATGGTCTTGGTTCTGTCTACACCAAGCAGTTCGAAGTGACGGCGCATGAACAGGACTTTCTCCAAGCGAAGCGAGAATTTGAGCGAGCGATCGAATTGAACCCCCTTGATAGTCGTGTATTCGCCCTCCTCGCTCAACTCTATCTCACGGCCGCGCAGAGTTCGCACATGTCTTCCGACGAACAACGTCGGGCGTTGTTAGCCGGTTCGGCGCGGCTTTATGAAGAGACGATCCGACTTGCGCCGTTCTCCGCGGTATATCGATATGAGCAGGCGCGAGTGTATTGGCTGATGGGAAACTGGAAGAAAGCCGAGCGTCGAGCGCAGGAAGCCCAGGAGTTAGAACCGAACTTTCTGCCGGCCCGCGCCTTTCTTGCTCGTATGTGGGCGAAGGAAGGCCGTATGGAGGAGGCGGGGCAGCAACTACGCGAGATCCACGGGCGCCAAGTACGGTACCAATCCGTGCGCAAGGATAGCCTGGATCAGGCATTCCTGAGTGTGGACGTGAACCTGCTCCGCCCGGCGGTTAACCCTGCGGGGGCGCTAAGGTGA
- a CDS encoding ABC transporter permease — MVVGSLCRHWTLFTQFTRREIVARYRGSFLGMLWVLLHPAVMLSVYTIVFQGVLGSKWSSGGESSLDFGLLLFSGLIVHTMFAESVHRAPHLVVTHSTYVKKVVFPLEILAWSSLGAALFHAGVSVAVLIMFYGALHLSLHWTMFLLPVVLLPLSLIILGISWVLASAGVFVRDIAQASGPITAVMLFLSPVFYPVSAFPETYRMLLYANPLTFLITQVQDLLIHGKAPYWGGIVAYWVGSYLVAWGGLVWFQKTRKAFADVL, encoded by the coding sequence ATGGTCGTGGGGAGTCTCTGCCGTCATTGGACGCTTTTCACTCAATTCACCCGGCGCGAAATCGTCGCTCGGTATCGAGGCTCTTTCCTGGGGATGTTGTGGGTGCTCCTTCATCCGGCGGTCATGCTGAGCGTCTACACGATCGTCTTCCAGGGAGTACTGGGGAGCAAGTGGAGCAGCGGCGGTGAGAGTTCCCTCGATTTCGGGCTCCTTCTGTTTTCCGGGCTTATCGTGCACACGATGTTCGCGGAGAGTGTCCATCGTGCGCCGCATCTCGTCGTTACTCATAGTACGTATGTAAAAAAGGTGGTGTTCCCGTTGGAGATCTTGGCGTGGAGTTCTCTCGGCGCCGCGTTGTTTCATGCTGGGGTTAGTGTGGCAGTGTTGATCATGTTTTATGGCGCTCTCCATCTCTCGCTCCACTGGACCATGTTCCTTCTACCGGTCGTGCTGCTCCCCTTGTCCCTGATTATCTTGGGGATATCGTGGGTCCTTGCTTCGGCCGGGGTATTCGTACGTGATATCGCCCAGGCCAGCGGCCCGATCACGGCCGTTATGTTGTTCTTGTCTCCCGTCTTTTATCCGGTCTCCGCATTCCCGGAAACGTACCGTATGTTGCTCTATGCGAATCCACTCACCTTCTTGATTACGCAGGTGCAGGACCTTCTGATTCACGGAAAGGCGCCGTACTGGGGCGGCATTGTGGCGTATTGGGTGGGCAGTTATCTCGTGGCGTGGGGCGGACTCGTGTGGTTTCAGAAAACGCGGAAGGCCTTTGCCGATGTCCTCTGA
- the dnaB gene encoding replicative DNA helicase, protein MKSLSAVDLASPKLPPQNVEAEQSVLGAILLDNTAMAKAMEILTDEEFYRTAHRKIYQAMLELSDRGEVIDQITLTECLKGRSELESVGGAAYLAELVQVVPTAANVRYHSKIVRDKALLRGLIQTSTEVITRGYDGTVAVDELLDFAERSVFGLAQGKLDRSFTPVNQIIKESLDVVDRLSKRKERVTGVPTGYLDLDDLTSGLQPSDLIVIAGRPSMGKTSLALGMAQHAALRAGTVVGIFSLEMSKPQLVLRMLSSEARVDSHALRTGRLQKEDWWRLAEAAGKLEQAPIYIDDSGAVTVQQMRGKARRLKAERGLDLIIVDYLQLMQGRSDAESRQQEISDISRSLKSLAKELSVPVIALSQLSRAVEARKPPIPMLADLRESGAIEQDADVVMFIYREEVYEAGTERKGIADILVSKHRNGPIGKKELFFHDRFAKFENLETRESV, encoded by the coding sequence ATGAAATCGCTGTCGGCTGTTGATCTGGCTTCCCCCAAATTGCCGCCGCAGAATGTGGAAGCCGAACAGTCGGTGCTGGGGGCCATTTTGCTGGACAACACCGCGATGGCTAAAGCCATGGAAATCCTCACCGACGAGGAGTTCTATCGCACCGCTCACCGCAAGATTTATCAGGCCATGTTGGAGTTGTCTGATCGCGGCGAAGTTATTGACCAGATCACGTTGACGGAATGTCTGAAGGGTCGGTCCGAGCTTGAGAGCGTCGGGGGGGCGGCTTATCTGGCAGAGCTGGTGCAAGTTGTTCCAACCGCAGCAAACGTTCGCTACCACAGCAAAATCGTCCGCGATAAGGCGTTGTTACGTGGGCTCATTCAGACCTCGACGGAGGTGATCACCCGAGGGTACGACGGAACCGTGGCGGTCGATGAATTATTGGATTTTGCCGAGCGCTCCGTCTTCGGTCTGGCCCAGGGCAAGCTTGACCGCTCGTTCACGCCGGTAAACCAGATCATCAAGGAAAGCCTTGATGTCGTGGATCGCCTGTCGAAGCGAAAGGAGCGCGTGACGGGTGTGCCGACCGGATATCTCGATCTGGATGACCTCACCTCCGGACTGCAGCCGTCCGATCTCATTGTCATTGCGGGCCGTCCCAGCATGGGAAAGACCAGTCTTGCGTTGGGCATGGCGCAACACGCTGCACTGCGAGCCGGCACCGTGGTCGGTATCTTCAGTTTGGAAATGTCGAAACCGCAGCTGGTTCTTCGCATGCTGAGCTCCGAGGCACGCGTCGATTCGCATGCCCTTCGGACCGGGCGGCTGCAGAAAGAAGACTGGTGGCGGTTGGCTGAAGCGGCGGGGAAACTCGAACAGGCTCCGATTTACATCGATGATTCGGGTGCCGTCACCGTGCAACAGATGCGGGGAAAGGCGCGGCGCCTGAAGGCTGAGCGGGGGCTGGATTTGATCATTGTGGACTATCTTCAGCTTATGCAGGGACGGAGCGATGCCGAGTCGCGGCAACAGGAGATTTCCGATATCTCTCGCTCTCTGAAGAGTTTGGCGAAGGAACTTAGCGTGCCGGTGATCGCGCTGTCGCAATTGAGTCGAGCCGTAGAAGCCAGAAAACCTCCCATTCCCATGCTCGCTGATCTGCGGGAGAGCGGTGCTATTGAGCAAGATGCCGATGTGGTCATGTTCATCTACCGCGAGGAGGTGTATGAGGCTGGCACCGAGCGGAAGGGCATCGCGGATATTCTTGTCAGCAAACATCGCAACGGCCCGATTGGAAAAAAAGAACTGTTTTTTCATGACCGGTTCGCCAAGTTTGAAAACCTGGAGACGCGCGAGTCGGTTTGA
- a CDS encoding ABC transporter ATP-binding protein produces MNDIVIEDLTKSYASGWPGRPPLVALNGLSLSVARGEIFGFLGPNGAGKTTTLKILMGLVRATGGRAFLLGQPAGDVETRGRIGFLPESPYFYDYLTAEEFLGFYGQLAGLGRATIARRVTDLLGVVGLTDARSRQLRKFSKGMLQRIGLAQALIHDPELVILDEPMTGLDPVGRKQVRDLILSLRDRGKTIFFSTHILHDVEMICDRVGIVMRGRLLASGRVEELVRQDQTQSVEIVCQQVKSEGNALFQSLATRVLHQGQQCLIVLPNSDAVDAVVSEIRRQGGRLVSVTPHKASLEDLFFQEAATTPSRPHMARFGGRAS; encoded by the coding sequence GTGAACGACATCGTTATTGAAGATCTTACCAAGTCGTATGCATCTGGGTGGCCCGGGCGACCACCGCTGGTGGCGCTGAACGGGCTTTCGCTGTCAGTCGCACGGGGAGAAATCTTCGGCTTCTTGGGCCCGAACGGGGCGGGAAAAACGACTACGTTGAAGATTCTCATGGGCCTGGTCCGTGCAACCGGGGGGAGGGCCTTTCTATTAGGGCAGCCGGCTGGAGATGTCGAAACACGGGGCCGCATCGGGTTCCTGCCCGAGTCACCGTATTTTTATGACTATCTGACGGCAGAGGAGTTTTTGGGTTTCTACGGCCAGTTGGCGGGGTTGGGGCGAGCGACGATCGCACGGCGGGTGACTGACCTCCTGGGGGTCGTTGGGTTGACGGATGCACGGAGCCGTCAACTGAGAAAGTTTTCCAAAGGTATGCTGCAACGCATCGGTCTTGCTCAGGCGCTGATTCACGACCCCGAGCTGGTGATTCTGGATGAGCCGATGACGGGATTAGACCCTGTGGGAAGGAAGCAGGTGCGCGATTTGATTCTCAGCCTGCGAGACAGAGGCAAAACGATTTTCTTTAGTACGCATATTCTCCATGACGTGGAGATGATCTGCGATCGTGTCGGCATCGTCATGAGAGGCCGGCTCCTAGCCAGCGGGCGTGTCGAAGAGTTGGTCAGGCAGGATCAGACGCAGTCGGTCGAGATTGTGTGTCAGCAAGTGAAGTCGGAAGGGAATGCGTTGTTCCAGTCGCTCGCCACACGGGTACTGCACCAAGGACAGCAATGCCTCATTGTGTTGCCGAACTCCGATGCGGTTGATGCGGTGGTGAGCGAGATCCGCCGGCAAGGTGGCCGTCTTGTTTCGGTGACGCCTCATAAGGCGTCGCTGGAGGATCTATTTTTTCAAGAGGCAGCGACGACGCCGTCTCGACCGCACATGGCTCGTTTCGGTGGGAGGGCCTCTTGA
- a CDS encoding ABC transporter permease, with the protein MGGPLDMGAMAVIALNAFRESLRDKILYNLIVFAGLLIGLSVLLADLSITEHHKIIADMGLAAINLIGVIIAIFIGISLVNKEIERRTVYTIMARPISRTSFILGKYFGLALTLFVNMAIMLVVFLGTLWLYRVPIGSSFFQATQLIFVEILVVTAIALFFSTFSSSTLSAILTLGLYVIGHLTADLKQVAVNSQNETAQTLVNALYYLTPNLEMLNIKGQAAVGIAVTQEYLFLASLYGLLYVGILLSGACLVFRHRDF; encoded by the coding sequence GTGGGAGGGCCTCTTGACATGGGTGCGATGGCCGTTATCGCGTTGAATGCATTTCGCGAAAGCTTGAGAGACAAGATTCTCTATAACCTGATTGTGTTCGCCGGGTTGCTGATCGGGCTTTCCGTCTTGCTGGCGGATTTGAGCATTACGGAACATCACAAAATAATTGCCGATATGGGATTGGCCGCCATCAATCTGATCGGCGTGATCATTGCCATTTTTATCGGTATCAGCCTGGTAAACAAAGAAATCGAGCGGCGAACGGTGTATACCATCATGGCCAGGCCGATCAGCCGCACATCCTTCATTCTTGGGAAGTATTTCGGGTTGGCGCTGACCTTGTTTGTGAACATGGCGATCATGCTGGTCGTCTTTCTTGGCACGTTGTGGTTGTACCGCGTCCCGATCGGATCCTCATTTTTTCAGGCGACACAGTTGATCTTCGTCGAGATATTGGTGGTGACCGCCATTGCCCTGTTCTTCTCAACCTTCAGTTCATCGACATTGAGCGCTATCCTCACGTTAGGGTTGTATGTGATCGGCCATTTAACCGCGGATTTGAAACAAGTGGCTGTCAATAGTCAAAATGAGACGGCTCAAACGCTGGTGAATGCTCTGTATTACCTGACTCCAAACCTGGAGATGCTCAATATCAAGGGGCAAGCGGCTGTAGGAATTGCCGTGACGCAGGAGTACCTCTTCTTGGCTTCGCTATACGGATTGCTTTATGTCGGCATCCTGCTCAGCGGCGCGTGTCTGGTATTTCGTCATCGTGATTTCTAA
- a CDS encoding ABC transporter ATP-binding protein, translated as MSSDWVIRTQTLSKTYRLYDRTIDRGKQWILPPLQRSLGLAPKQFYRAVPAVQDLSFEVKRGETLGIVGRNGSGKSTLLQMIVGTVSPSSGSVEVAGRVAALLELGAGFHPEFTGRENVFLNGTLLGLSREEIEREWEAILGFADIGGFIDQPVKTYSSGMVVRLAFAVMAHVKADILIIDEALAVGDTFFVQKCMQFLRSFMERGTVLFVSHDTSVVLSLCRKALWLEQGRMAGFGEAKRVCDRYLAGAASVGIGKEDKTYGAASSVQNSAERHDQVSGFGGHSARIECTFLQDSSGQRVNLVMGRTDVCLRVECRTMIGLGSPIVGFIVRDRLGQPLFGGNTVGGEKNRVRPIPADTGFAVELGFVLPMLQPGEYSLSVALADGTQEQHVQHHWIHDAWSFTSAPSESCFGLLGVDSLKVNWQWNLPLQPREGHDGAIAL; from the coding sequence ATGTCCTCTGATTGGGTTATCCGCACCCAGACGTTGTCAAAAACCTATCGATTGTACGATCGCACCATAGATCGGGGTAAACAGTGGATTCTCCCGCCACTGCAGCGCAGCCTCGGGCTCGCTCCGAAACAGTTTTACCGTGCGGTACCCGCTGTCCAGGATCTCTCGTTTGAAGTCAAACGGGGGGAGACGCTGGGGATCGTTGGTCGCAATGGATCCGGGAAGTCAACGTTATTGCAGATGATCGTCGGTACGGTCAGCCCTTCAAGCGGAAGCGTCGAAGTGGCAGGGCGGGTGGCGGCACTTTTAGAACTGGGGGCGGGATTTCACCCGGAATTTACAGGAAGAGAGAATGTGTTTCTCAACGGCACATTGCTGGGGTTGTCTCGCGAGGAAATCGAGCGAGAATGGGAGGCTATTCTAGGGTTTGCAGACATCGGTGGCTTCATCGACCAGCCGGTGAAGACGTATTCGAGCGGCATGGTCGTTCGGTTGGCTTTCGCGGTAATGGCCCATGTGAAGGCAGATATTTTGATCATTGATGAAGCGCTTGCCGTTGGAGACACGTTCTTCGTTCAGAAGTGCATGCAGTTTCTCCGCTCGTTCATGGAACGGGGAACCGTGCTCTTTGTGAGTCATGATACATCGGTCGTCCTGAGTCTCTGCCGCAAGGCGTTGTGGTTGGAGCAAGGGCGAATGGCTGGATTCGGCGAGGCCAAGCGGGTCTGTGACCGCTATCTGGCCGGAGCTGCGTCAGTTGGAATAGGCAAGGAAGACAAGACCTATGGGGCTGCTTCCTCAGTGCAAAACAGCGCTGAGCGGCACGATCAAGTGTCCGGTTTCGGTGGGCACAGCGCACGTATAGAGTGCACCTTTCTTCAGGATTCGTCGGGACAACGAGTGAATCTGGTGATGGGACGAACGGATGTTTGCCTTCGCGTTGAGTGTCGAACGATGATCGGGCTCGGCAGTCCAATCGTCGGGTTCATCGTGCGTGATCGGCTGGGTCAGCCTCTCTTCGGCGGAAACACGGTAGGGGGGGAGAAGAATCGTGTGCGGCCGATCCCAGCCGATACAGGTTTTGCCGTGGAGCTAGGTTTTGTGTTGCCCATGCTGCAGCCCGGTGAATATTCGCTCAGTGTGGCGCTCGCGGATGGGACGCAAGAGCAGCACGTGCAACATCACTGGATTCACGATGCATGGTCGTTTACCTCAGCCCCCTCCGAATCGTGCTTCGGACTGTTGGGGGTCGACTCTCTGAAGGTGAATTGGCAGTGGAATCTTCCGCTGCAGCCGAGAGAGGGCCATGATGGCGCCATTGCCCTGTAA
- a CDS encoding tetratricopeptide repeat protein: MLGYQAELEQNTEQAIKEYQLALQTDPTSHYIKARLAVLSFAAGDVPAAVRFADEVANVPGLDAQMLGQIGGMYAAAGKPDKALRLFNQAIEQEPQRSEHFFAKGLLQANQKQYAEAEETIRSGIKVSPDSAVGYYYLGRIGVEARDFDKAMLEFEQAVTLNPAFEPAYVALGSVYEAKQEREKAIGVYRRYLQNVNPKNREIRHHVIRLQVSAKQYDDALRELEDMLAEDPADLDAQLRMGLVYGEKKNYPKAIQHLNQILTARPNELKVRDYLGYLYEETKDYVKAVEAYRQNLVIEPSYFEGHLHLGVLQYRLKQYADAILHLKEASRLNPKQPEAHIVLGLSHFQAEQYEPSLQAFLEGIRHNPDNADLHFNAGTVYDKLNRFDDVVKSMETTLSLDPHHADALNYLGYSYAERGVKIEEAITLTKQAVALRPTNGYYVDSLAWAFFKKGLLAEALAEMKRAVVLVGDDPVIYEHLGEIYLKQQLVTEGREALLHSLELDPSNDKLMQRFRDLGLGDPTQEERIRQALRRVSDRKTADQIQ; encoded by the coding sequence ATGCTTGGATACCAAGCTGAGTTGGAGCAGAACACCGAACAGGCCATCAAGGAGTATCAACTCGCGCTCCAGACCGACCCGACGTCACATTACATCAAGGCCCGACTCGCCGTCCTATCATTTGCTGCTGGTGATGTGCCTGCCGCGGTTCGATTTGCAGATGAGGTGGCGAATGTGCCGGGACTGGATGCCCAGATGCTCGGTCAGATCGGCGGAATGTATGCGGCTGCCGGAAAACCCGACAAGGCTTTAAGGCTTTTCAATCAGGCGATTGAGCAGGAGCCGCAGCGGAGCGAGCACTTTTTTGCCAAGGGGCTCTTGCAAGCCAATCAAAAGCAGTATGCCGAAGCGGAGGAGACGATTCGATCCGGCATCAAGGTGAGCCCCGATTCGGCGGTCGGCTATTACTATTTAGGACGGATCGGGGTGGAGGCCAGAGATTTCGATAAGGCCATGCTTGAGTTTGAGCAGGCCGTGACGTTGAACCCCGCTTTTGAACCCGCTTACGTTGCGCTCGGTTCCGTCTACGAAGCAAAGCAAGAGCGAGAGAAGGCCATCGGGGTCTATCGCAGGTATTTGCAAAACGTCAATCCGAAGAATCGGGAGATTCGGCACCACGTGATTCGACTCCAGGTGTCGGCCAAGCAGTATGATGATGCGCTCCGGGAATTGGAGGACATGCTCGCGGAGGATCCGGCGGATCTCGATGCCCAACTTCGGATGGGGCTCGTCTACGGTGAAAAAAAGAACTATCCCAAGGCGATCCAACATCTAAATCAAATCTTGACCGCACGGCCGAATGAACTCAAGGTACGGGATTACTTAGGGTATCTGTATGAAGAAACGAAAGATTATGTCAAAGCGGTTGAGGCCTATCGCCAGAATCTCGTGATTGAACCTTCGTATTTCGAAGGGCACTTACATTTAGGGGTATTGCAGTATCGCTTGAAGCAGTATGCCGATGCGATTTTGCATTTGAAGGAGGCCAGCCGGCTGAATCCGAAGCAGCCGGAGGCGCACATTGTACTGGGCTTGTCCCATTTCCAGGCAGAGCAATATGAACCATCGCTGCAAGCCTTCCTCGAAGGGATTCGTCATAATCCCGACAATGCAGACCTGCATTTCAATGCCGGTACTGTGTATGACAAGCTGAATCGCTTCGACGACGTCGTGAAGTCCATGGAGACCACCCTGTCCCTGGATCCCCACCATGCCGATGCCTTGAATTATCTGGGATATAGTTACGCGGAACGCGGGGTGAAGATCGAAGAAGCGATCACATTGACTAAACAGGCCGTGGCCCTCCGTCCGACCAACGGCTACTATGTGGATAGCCTTGCGTGGGCCTTCTTCAAGAAGGGACTCTTGGCGGAGGCGCTAGCCGAAATGAAGCGGGCTGTCGTGTTGGTAGGGGACGATCCGGTTATTTATGAACATCTTGGTGAAATTTACCTCAAGCAGCAGCTAGTCACGGAGGGGCGAGAAGCCCTTCTACATTCCCTTGAGCTCGATCCATCCAATGACAAGCTTATGCAGCGATTTCGTGACCTTGGGTTGGGTGACCCGACCCAGGAAGAACGGATTCGCCAGGCACTGAGACGAGTTTCGGATCGAAAGACCGCCGACCAGATCCAATAG
- the hisZ gene encoding ATP phosphoribosyltransferase regulatory subunit → MSTILPQAAHRIRHLEHALLAVLSKGGYEEIILPMFEYHDVLAPGLEADLLEKCYRIVDRTTGRLLLLRPDATAQIARTVAMGMMGNRLPIRLCYRTSVFRHEREHSGRDREIFQVGAELIGVAGVAGDAEILTYLIECLQRVGLASFKVAVGHVGFFTALLVRSGLSTEGQKRVEQAAARKDLPLLEELLAREGVSRATTGVILNALELCGGPEVLARGRKLVGRDRALLGTLDHLSQVYDRLSSAAQRQVVLLDLGEFRGFEYYDGMVFDVFASGIGAELGGGGRYDHLLGRFGHPAASTGFALDVDRLFRAIDSSEDGAPSASKSPTCGAKPDSSSLRTKRRGTRA, encoded by the coding sequence ATGAGCACCATCCTTCCTCAGGCTGCTCATCGTATTCGTCATCTCGAACACGCACTGCTTGCCGTTCTCTCCAAGGGGGGATATGAGGAAATCATTCTCCCCATGTTCGAGTATCACGACGTACTCGCACCGGGTTTGGAGGCTGATCTCCTCGAGAAATGCTATCGCATCGTCGATCGAACGACAGGACGACTGCTGTTGCTCCGACCCGATGCAACTGCACAGATCGCGCGGACGGTCGCCATGGGCATGATGGGAAACCGGTTGCCGATTCGCCTGTGTTACCGGACCTCGGTCTTTCGCCATGAACGCGAACATAGCGGGCGCGATCGAGAAATTTTTCAGGTCGGGGCAGAACTCATCGGCGTCGCAGGTGTGGCAGGCGATGCGGAGATCTTGACGTACCTCATTGAGTGCCTGCAACGGGTCGGTTTGGCATCGTTCAAAGTCGCGGTCGGGCACGTGGGATTTTTCACTGCTCTGCTGGTTCGTTCCGGCTTGTCCACGGAGGGGCAAAAGCGCGTGGAGCAAGCGGCTGCCCGGAAGGATCTGCCACTCCTAGAGGAATTATTGGCTCGAGAGGGAGTGTCTCGTGCCACGACCGGCGTCATTCTCAATGCCCTTGAGTTGTGTGGCGGACCCGAGGTGCTGGCTCGAGGTCGAAAGCTTGTCGGGCGTGATCGCGCGCTTCTTGGTACCCTCGATCACTTGTCCCAGGTCTATGACCGATTGAGTTCTGCCGCGCAACGACAGGTTGTCCTCCTTGATCTAGGTGAGTTTCGTGGGTTCGAATATTATGACGGAATGGTGTTTGATGTGTTTGCGTCGGGAATCGGTGCGGAATTGGGGGGGGGAGGGCGGTATGACCATCTTTTGGGGCGATTTGGGCATCCGGCGGCCTCCACTGGGTTCGCGCTCGACGTAGATCGGTTGTTCCGTGCCATCGACTCGAGTGAGGACGGCGCACCTTCCGCGTCAAAAAGTCCCACCTGCGGAGCCAAACCAGATTCATCATCGCTTCGAACGAAACGTCGAGGGACGCGCGCATGA
- a CDS encoding prepilin-type N-terminal cleavage/methylation domain-containing protein yields MLKQLKGQKGFTLIELMIVVAIIGILAAIAIPNFLRYQAKSRQSEAKTNLGAIFVAETAYLSENSRYGSFSEIGYALAGSTNRYTYRSPAIGGNAASTGAATDQIPCGAPVGCTVSSDAAPAVPSAASTAAGAVGFTASAVASIDNDPTIDGWSVNDIKGGLTQAVPDDVIS; encoded by the coding sequence ATGTTGAAGCAACTCAAGGGACAAAAGGGTTTTACATTGATCGAGTTGATGATCGTGGTGGCGATCATCGGTATCTTGGCGGCCATCGCTATTCCCAACTTCTTGCGGTATCAGGCGAAGTCCCGGCAGTCGGAGGCCAAGACCAACCTGGGCGCCATTTTCGTGGCTGAGACCGCGTATCTCAGTGAAAATTCGCGCTATGGGAGCTTCTCGGAGATCGGGTACGCCCTCGCCGGTTCTACGAACCGGTATACCTATCGGAGCCCGGCGATCGGGGGTAACGCAGCCTCCACGGGCGCGGCCACAGACCAGATTCCGTGCGGTGCTCCCGTGGGCTGTACGGTGTCCAGCGATGCAGCCCCGGCTGTTCCGTCAGCTGCGAGCACGGCAGCCGGTGCGGTGGGCTTCACAGCCTCGGCAGTCGCGAGCATCGACAATGACCCGACCATCGACGGCTGGTCTGTGAACGACATCAAGGGTGGTCTCACGCAAGCTGTTCCGGACGACGTGATCAGCTAA